The genomic interval GGTGTTCGCGACCGATGGCGGGACCGACGCGTCGTTCGACGTGTTCCGCCCGGACGTCGCCGTCCCGGAGCCGGGGCGTGACGCCGCGGTCGACGGAGACGCCGGAGACGCCGGCCCGAAGCCGACGCCGCGTGTGCTCGTCACGATGAACGGCGCGACCTCGAGCGAGCTGGTCGCCGTGAGCCTCGCGTCGCGAGCGATCGACGGCCGCCTCACGTTCCCGGGCTTCATCGGCGGCACCTACGCCGACGGCGACGACCTCTGGCTGCTCGAGCAAGCCGTGGACGTGGTGGCCAAGATGGACCGCCTCGAGCCCTGGAAAATCAAGGCGACGTACGACGTGGCGCTCTCCGATCGCAGAGACGGAGGCGACGCCTATTCGGACCCCGTGGCCGTGGTCGCGTCGGCCGGGAACAAGGCGTACGTGCTCCGGTACACGCGCAACACGATCGCGGTGATCTCTCCGTCCGTCGAAGGCGACGGCTCCGTCCCGGTGCGGACGATCGACCTCTCGGCGCTCGTGGCCCCCGGGGACGCGGACGGCCTCCTCGAGATGACGTCGGCCGTGTACGTGGCCGCCAAGAAGCGCCTCTACGTGACGCTCGCGAACATCGACAAAACCACCATCGTTCCGCCCAATTACGACCTCCCGTGCCCCGGCGTGGGTGGGCTCGCGAGCACCGTGGTCGCCATCGACACCGACACCGACACGCTCGTCAATCTCGGCGGCACGGGGCCTGGCGGCGGCATCGCGCTCTCCGGGTACAACGTGGCGTTCGGCGCGCGGAGCTTCTACGACCCGGCCGGGGATCGGCTGCTCGTGCTTACGGCGGGCTGCGGCCCGTTCGGCGGAACGCAGCGCGCGGGGATCGACGAGGTGAAGCTCGCGACCGGTCAGGCGAGCCGCGTCCTTCCGACCGACACGCAGGGGTACGCGAGCGCCTTCGAGCGCTTCGGCACGAAGTACCTGCTCGGTCTCGGCGGGCAGGTCTTCCCCTGGGATCCGACGAAGACCACGCTCGACCCGGCCATCCCGAACGCGCCCTCGAGCTTCGCGTTCGACGGCGTCGACAAGCTCGTCGGCGCGCGCAAGCGCCCCGGCGTGGACGGTGGCCCCGGCGCCGTCGAGATCGTCCGCGTGCCCCTCTCGGGGGACGGTGGCGTCGAGACGCTGTCGGTGAACCCGTTCACGAAGAACGACGGCTTCTTGGGCACGGTCGAGGTGTGGCCGCGCAACTGAGCGTTCGCGTGTCGTCACGGTGGAGGCCGTTACGCGCCGGCCTCCCCGTCACCGCCTCGGGCGCTCGCGCAGGTCACCGCTCGATCGTGTGACCGGCCTCTTTCCAGCCGCGAAATCCGCCGTCCATCGACACCACCCGCGTGTACCCCATCTTCGCGAGCGATTCGGCCGCGAGCACCGAGCGAAAACCTCCGCCACAGTAGAGGACGATCTCGGTGCTCGTGTCGGGGAACGTCGTCTCGACGTCGCGCTCGAGGATGCCGCGACCGATGAGGCGTGCCCCGGGCAGATGCCCGTTCGCGAACTCGCTCTCCTCGCGCACGTCGACGAGCACGAACCGCTCACCGCTCGCGATCCGCGCCGCCACGTCGGCGACCGTGCACTCGCGCACGTTCTCGCGGGCCTCGGTGACGAGCTTCAAAAAACGCGGGCTGTGGTCCATCGGGGTTTGCCTCCGTGGCGGAGCGTAAACTAGATCCTCGGGTCATGTCCGCGCCCGCGCTCACTCCGGCCCGCTTCGACGCCTTTGCCCGCGCCCTCGCCGAGACCGTCCCGGAGCTCGCGACGAGCGTCGAGCCCGAGGATCTCGCCACGTACGGCCGGGACTGGACCCGCGTCTACGAGCCACGCCCGTCGCTCGTCGCCTTCCCGCGCTCGCGGGACGAGGTGAGCCGGCTGCTCGCGCTCGCGAACCTCCACGGTGTGCCCGTGGTCCCCTCCGGAGGCCGGACCGGCCTCGCGGGAGGCGCCGTCGCGAAGGATGGCGAGGTCGTGCTCTCACTCGAGAAAATGCGGCACATGGACCCGGTCGACGTGGTCGGGGCCACCGTGCGCGTCGAGGCCGGAGCGGTCACCCAGGTCGTCCACGAGCACTGCGCGCCTTTCGGGCTCACGTGGCCCGTCGACTTCGCGTCGAAGGGCTCGAGCCACGTCGGCGGAAACATCGCCACGAACGCGGGCGGCGTGAAGGTGATCCGCTACGGCCTCACGCGCACGTGGGTCTTGGGGCTCGAGGTCGTGCTCGCGAACGGCGAGGTGCTCGAGCTGAACGGGGCCCTCGAGAAGAACAACACGGGCACCGACCTGCGCCAGCTCTTCATCGGGTCCGAGGGCACGCTCGGCGTCGTCACGGCGGCGACCCTCAAGCTCACGAAGCTGCCCGGGAAGCTCACCGTCGCTCTCTTCGCCACGCCTTCGCTCGCGAACGTGCTCCGCCTCTTCGCGAAGGTGCGGACCGGCCCCTTCACCTTGTCCGCGTACGAGTTTTTCACCGCCGAGTGCCTCGCGCGCCTCGAGCGGCACCGCAAAGTGCGCGCCCCGTTCGCCGACGGCTCGCCCTTCTACGTGCTCGTCGAGCTCGAGCACACCGACGAGGCGAGCCTCGAGGCGTTCGTGTCGTCCGTGTTCGACGAGGGCATCGTCACCGACGGCGTGCTCGCGCAGCACGAGGGCGACGCGCGTGCGTTGTGGGAGCTTCGCGAGGGAATCAGCGAGAGCCTCTCGGCGACGGGCCTCCCCCACAAGAACGACATCTCCCTACCTATCGCCGCCCTGGAGCCGTTCTGCGAGAAGCTCGGGAGCGTCTTCGCCGAGCGCTACCCGGGCTGGGAGATTTGCCTCTTCGGCCACGTCGGAGACGGAAACCTCCACGTCAACGTGATGAAGCCCGACGGGCTCGAGAAGGCCGCGTTCCTCGCCAAGACGAAGGAGGCCGACGCCGATCTCTTCACGCTCGTCGCCGCCCACGGGGGCAGCGTGTCGGCCGAGCACGGCATCGGCCTGTTGAAAAAAGCGGCGCTCGGGTACACGCGCAGCCCGGCCGAGATCGAGCGCATGCGCGCGATCAAGAAGGCCTTCGATCCGAACGGCATCCTCAACCCGGGCAAGGTGCTCGACGCCTGAAGGTGCCGACGTTCGCCTCGGAGCGAAGGCGCGCTCAGTCGGCGCGGCCCTCGTCCGTGGTCTGCGCGAGCGACAGCGTCGAAGGGTCGCCGTGCGTCGGGTCGACGAGCGCGCGCCCCTCTCCCGGCGACCGTGGCAAGCCCATGAGCTCGCGCACCGTCGGGCCCACGTCGAAGAGGTGCGCGGGCTTCGAGAGGGCGACCGGGCCGTCGGGGCGCACGTTGCCACCTGCGATCATCCACACCCGGGACGACTCGGGGGCGTGGCCGCCGTGCCCGATGAAGGCCTTCTCACGGCCGTGGTCCGTCGTGACGAGCACGGTCGTGTGGCGTCCGTCGTCGCCCATGCGCTCGAGCGTCTCGAGGAGCGCGCCGATGGTGGCGTCGGCCTCGTGCAGGGCGCGCAGGTAGCTTCGGTAGTCTCCGAGGTGCGCGTGCTCGTCCGTGTCCCCGAGGCCGAGGAACATGAACCGCGGGCGCCGAGCCTCGAGGTAGGCCAGGGCGATCTCGCGCGTGAATTTGTCGGGCCTGTACTCGCCGTGGCCGGGCCACGGGAGCGCGATTCGACCGATCTCGAGGGCGCGTGTGGCGCGTGCGTCGACGCGGAGCTCGCCTTGGTTTTCGCCGCGCGCTTGGCCTGTCGACACGACGAGCCGCTCGGGTCGAACCGCGGCCGCCCGCCCGACTACCTCCCACGAGGAGATCACGGCTGCGTCGCCGCTCGTCGCCTCGGCGATCGTGTCCACGAACGTCGCCTCGGTCGTCTTCGGGCAGTCGTTCGTCGAGCACCCGAGCGGTCGCCGCTCGGAGAAGATCTCGATGTACCCCGGCTGCGACACGTAGCTCGGCCCCGACGCGAACATCGCCTCTCCG from Myxococcales bacterium carries:
- a CDS encoding sulfurtransferase — protein: MDHSPRFLKLVTEARENVRECTVADVAARIASGERFVLVDVREESEFANGHLPGARLIGRGILERDVETTFPDTSTEIVLYCGGGFRSVLAAESLAKMGYTRVVSMDGGFRGWKEAGHTIER
- a CDS encoding FAD-binding oxidoreductase; the encoded protein is MSAPALTPARFDAFARALAETVPELATSVEPEDLATYGRDWTRVYEPRPSLVAFPRSRDEVSRLLALANLHGVPVVPSGGRTGLAGGAVAKDGEVVLSLEKMRHMDPVDVVGATVRVEAGAVTQVVHEHCAPFGLTWPVDFASKGSSHVGGNIATNAGGVKVIRYGLTRTWVLGLEVVLANGEVLELNGALEKNNTGTDLRQLFIGSEGTLGVVTAATLKLTKLPGKLTVALFATPSLANVLRLFAKVRTGPFTLSAYEFFTAECLARLERHRKVRAPFADGSPFYVLVELEHTDEASLEAFVSSVFDEGIVTDGVLAQHEGDARALWELREGISESLSATGLPHKNDISLPIAALEPFCEKLGSVFAERYPGWEICLFGHVGDGNLHVNVMKPDGLEKAAFLAKTKEADADLFTLVAAHGGSVSAEHGIGLLKKAALGYTRSPAEIERMRAIKKAFDPNGILNPGKVLDA
- a CDS encoding DUF1501 domain-containing protein, with amino-acid sequence MRKRAAFSAVAIAALFAGLPVLDGSPAPPKRAPNAPETTSAESEKPALVEKRSAPPGRVVLVVLDGVRWQDVFLGTDPDLAKTYLLPPSEVVGPEVLVPTLHRLATQDGLAFGVPGHGEAMFASGPSYVSQPGYIEIFSERRPLGCSTNDCPKTTEATFVDTIAEATSGDAAVISSWEVVGRAAAVRPERLVVSTGQARGENQGELRVDARATRALEIGRIALPWPGHGEYRPDKFTREIALAYLEARRPRFMFLGLGDTDEHAHLGDYRSYLRALHEADATIGALLETLERMGDDGRHTTVLVTTDHGREKAFIGHGGHAPESSRVWMIAGGNVRPDGPVALSKPAHLFDVGPTVRELMGLPRSPGEGRALVDPTHGDPSTLSLAQTTDEGRAD